Proteins from a genomic interval of Mycobacterium paragordonae:
- a CDS encoding PLP-dependent cysteine synthase family protein: MGGHLNSAAASACSAGRYREAASLVGNTPVLWISDALAAEGRGFWAKLEGTNPGGMKDRPALHMVQCARARGELQPNAQIVESTSGTLGLGLALAGQVYGHPVTLVTDPGMEPIVQQMLAAYGVRIEIVAEPHPRGGWQQTRKARVAQLLAADPRAWNPDQYNNPDNVGSYESLALELLNQVGSVDVLVCSVGTGGHSAGVTRVLREANPDLKLIGVDTIGSTIFGQPAAATRLMRGLGSSIYPRNVDYAAFAEAHWVSPAEAVWACRTLASTYFISGGWSVGAVALVAGWAARAYGPSTTIVAIFPDGPLRYFDTIYSDDFCRGHDLLLAARPREPAVIADPSDQVVQSWTRCTTVRDPTLSRQ, translated from the coding sequence ATCGGAGGCCATCTTAATTCTGCGGCTGCCTCGGCCTGTTCAGCTGGTAGGTATCGCGAAGCCGCTAGTTTAGTGGGCAATACCCCGGTGCTGTGGATCTCGGACGCACTTGCGGCCGAGGGCCGCGGGTTCTGGGCCAAGCTTGAGGGCACTAATCCCGGCGGAATGAAAGATCGGCCCGCCTTGCACATGGTTCAATGCGCTCGGGCTCGCGGCGAACTACAACCAAACGCACAGATTGTCGAATCCACCAGTGGCACGCTCGGATTGGGTCTGGCATTGGCCGGGCAGGTATACGGCCATCCCGTGACTTTGGTTACTGATCCCGGCATGGAGCCCATCGTGCAACAGATGCTGGCCGCGTACGGGGTGCGCATCGAGATCGTCGCCGAGCCGCATCCGCGCGGGGGATGGCAGCAGACCCGCAAAGCCCGCGTGGCGCAACTGCTGGCCGCAGATCCGCGTGCGTGGAATCCCGATCAATACAACAATCCTGACAACGTAGGCAGCTACGAGTCGCTGGCGCTTGAACTACTGAATCAGGTTGGAAGCGTTGATGTCCTGGTGTGTTCGGTGGGCACCGGAGGCCACTCGGCCGGTGTGACGCGTGTGCTGCGCGAAGCTAACCCCGACCTGAAGTTGATCGGGGTTGACACCATCGGCTCGACGATCTTCGGGCAGCCGGCCGCCGCCACACGGTTGATGCGCGGTTTAGGGTCAAGCATCTATCCCCGCAACGTCGACTATGCCGCGTTCGCTGAGGCGCATTGGGTATCCCCGGCCGAAGCCGTGTGGGCATGTCGGACGCTGGCAAGTACGTACTTCATCAGCGGAGGGTGGAGTGTCGGTGCGGTGGCGTTGGTCGCCGGTTGGGCTGCTCGCGCCTACGGTCCTAGTACGACGATAGTCGCCATCTTTCCCGATGGTCCCTTGCGCTACTTCGACACCATCTATAGCGACGATTTTTGCCGCGGCCACGATTTGCTCCTCGCAGCCCGGCCGCGTGAGCCCGCAGTCATCGCTGACCCATCCGATCAGGTTGTGCAGTCGTGGACGCGGTGCACGACCGTACGCGATCCAACCCTGTCAAGGCAGTGA
- a CDS encoding PPE family protein, with protein sequence MDFGALPPEINSARMYLGPGSGPMLAAATGWDELAVEMSLAATSYAAVIARLTALSWYGPAATWMASAAAPYVMWMTTTATAAEQAADQARAAAAAFEAAFAQTVPPPVIVANRSLLMSLIVTNIFGQNTPAIAATEAQYAQMWAQDAMAMYGYAGSSAAASTLTPFAPPQQVANPSGLAAQGAAVAQAAGASVATDTQAVLTQLTSSVPTALQQLASPLSSGSVSSMLSAINPELSTISSTAWIASAGLSTGEKLKGLLPAATSALAPAVAEGLATGPLGSGLAGLAGFGGAGTVSAGMGQAGLVGSLSAPQSWTASVPAKAAAALTGTNLGAAPAANSGVPSSMLGGLPLAAAGERGAAGIVPDPRFLERPPMVPRWSNLV encoded by the coding sequence ATGGATTTCGGGGCACTTCCACCGGAGATCAATTCGGCCAGGATGTATTTGGGTCCCGGTTCCGGACCGATGCTGGCCGCCGCGACCGGCTGGGATGAGCTGGCCGTTGAAATGAGTTTAGCCGCAACGTCTTACGCCGCGGTAATCGCCCGGCTGACGGCCTTGTCCTGGTACGGCCCGGCGGCGACCTGGATGGCGTCGGCAGCTGCGCCGTATGTGATGTGGATGACCACGACCGCAACCGCAGCGGAGCAGGCGGCCGACCAGGCCCGCGCCGCAGCCGCCGCATTTGAGGCGGCGTTCGCGCAGACCGTGCCACCACCGGTGATCGTGGCCAATCGCAGCTTGTTGATGAGCCTGATCGTGACGAACATCTTCGGGCAGAACACGCCGGCGATCGCGGCCACCGAGGCCCAGTACGCGCAGATGTGGGCCCAAGATGCGATGGCCATGTACGGATACGCCGGTTCGTCGGCGGCCGCGTCGACGTTGACGCCTTTCGCGCCGCCTCAGCAAGTCGCCAATCCGAGCGGGTTGGCTGCGCAGGGCGCCGCTGTCGCCCAGGCCGCGGGCGCTTCGGTGGCAACCGACACCCAGGCCGTCCTCACGCAGCTGACGTCGTCCGTACCCACCGCGTTGCAGCAACTTGCTTCGCCCCTGTCGTCGGGTTCGGTGTCCTCGATGCTGAGTGCGATAAACCCGGAGCTATCAACGATAAGTTCAACCGCGTGGATCGCCAGCGCCGGCCTGTCGACCGGGGAGAAGCTCAAGGGTCTGCTGCCGGCGGCCACCAGCGCACTCGCACCAGCCGTTGCCGAAGGGTTGGCCACCGGGCCACTCGGATCCGGGTTGGCCGGTCTGGCAGGCTTCGGCGGTGCCGGCACGGTATCGGCGGGTATGGGGCAAGCCGGATTGGTCGGGTCGTTGTCGGCACCGCAGAGTTGGACAGCTTCTGTGCCGGCCAAGGCGGCTGCTGCGCTGACTGGCACCAACCTCGGCGCCGCTCCGGCCGCCAACTCCGGTGTGCCGAGCAGCATGTTAGGTGGACTCCCGTTGGCGGCGGCAGGAGAGCGCGGCGCAGCCGGGATTGTCCCCGATCCCCGGTTCCTGGAGCGCCCACCAATGGTGCCTCGGTGGTCAAACCTGGTTTAG
- a CDS encoding PE family protein has translation MSFVTTHPEALASAAGDLLTIGAAMEAGTAAVAVPTAAVVPAAADEVSALTAAQFAAHAQLYQAVAAQATAIHDQFVAALATSAGSYAVTEAANAAATG, from the coding sequence ATGTCGTTTGTGACAACGCATCCGGAAGCGCTGGCGTCGGCGGCCGGCGATCTGCTGACGATCGGCGCGGCGATGGAAGCCGGAACGGCGGCGGTCGCGGTCCCGACGGCCGCAGTGGTGCCGGCCGCCGCTGACGAAGTGTCGGCGTTGACCGCGGCCCAGTTCGCCGCGCACGCGCAGCTGTACCAAGCAGTGGCTGCCCAGGCCACAGCAATTCACGACCAGTTCGTTGCCGCCTTGGCGACTAGCGCTGGGTCCTATGCCGTCACCGAGGCCGCCAATGCGGCCGCGACCGGCTGA